One window of the Choristoneura fumiferana chromosome 18, NRCan_CFum_1, whole genome shotgun sequence genome contains the following:
- the pigeon gene encoding gamma-secretase activating protein pigeon: MSVQNIAVKLCGVLQGQSEAEVTAREWRLLGQEEDGSQVLSWIATKDDKDVLNIGVYTNKTKSLATLHTFEEKLNIIQASINANHSLLVYVVKQLPSEDSEIKEPLYLPFLVCLLPDKDKTPIEVEASSTKQIMLQYVYGKSNKYSPGIRNDRFLLFKHLEYIKVYRTPQFLNECDDGSDKWNFDGIYTDPETIVKVFSWAQWDCVNQVLYYIHYRAPAQSFSDEEASPSEATPTLSALQLHADLPHETVLNIPLSLPHLNAASACGAYEDDPVPLRVHDCSLDLSIACRARGVLCVMHHYLYKPLDDSTSSLVLEDSADLKDSGVNFAYSITVLQHGVVVHSVVPDLPWTLAKSLRPSYILYNDDHLLVHIPMLFTHLIDISPNHEPCCHIVIPTEETSSGPTLAPLHGWGPHAMVDLNTLDVVTLSISEKDLVAAFKSTVAENKIAIVHYLVQHEGNIELAEELISWLCLNQKPNDGNALHRVMQEYLIASAFTLTRRSLPASAVPLTDLLASVLNTELHDVKVRGYCVSVSQEQLWCGASVVLAPRQRVCQFAEDAWTRLWRALSAPPPARADPTAVTARLRVTLHCYQPEALSRGSTPLSPLAPGGALGLSSLPARRVSVSAHDALPFVELDVCTASRQEHVTAANLRSVSTHLMRGASGERAESSVHATATRYVSAQLDASRALCRAVCKAVAATANNHQRGFVFVDEMDPTHAFIVFKVLEQYYLAADSIAFPLPQGFSSFFTYLGHKALPFHAFTQYVHRGVFELQIDVMKAIIAAPDDSSTTVNNKLRLIQLIGEGRARRTLAAWGHRAALALRARDHAAALLSGGGGGGCGGGPRDRRPRPPRETGIAALPSGERLSPLDTFLDLLTAKASLNELDFNLIIEATLALVHDASG; this comes from the exons ATGTCTGTTCAGAATATTGCTGTCAAACTTTGCGGTGTTTTGCAAGGGCAGAGTGAAGCAG AAGTAACAGCTCGAGAATGGCGCTTGCTCGGACAAGAGGAAGACGGTTCTCAAGTTCTCTCCTGGATAGCGACAAAAGACGACAAAGATGTGCTCAACATTGGCGTTTACACCAACAAAACTAAATCTCTCGCTACCCTGCACACTTTTGAAGAGAAACTGAATATAATTCAAGCCTCTATAAACGCGAACCATAGCTTGTTGGTATATGTTGTAAAGCAGCTACCATCTGAAGATTCGGAGATAAAAGAGCCATTGTATTTACCGTTTTTGGTATGCCTGCTACCAGATAAAGATAAAACTCCGATAGAAGTTGAAGCAAGTTCTACTAAGCAGATTATGTTGCAGTATGTCTAtggaaaaagtaataaatatagtCCAGGAATTAGAAATGATAGATTTCTGTTATTCAAGCATCTTGAAT ATATAAAAGTATACCGGACACCACAGTTTCTGAACGAGTGCGACGACGGCTCTGACAAGTGGAACTTTGACGGCATCTATACGGACCCAGAGACTATAGTCAAGGTGTTCTCGTGGGCCCAGTGGGATTGCGTCAACCAG GTGCTCTACTACATCCACTACCGTGCGCCCGCGCAGAGCTTCTCGGACGAGGAGGCGTCACCCTCCGAGGCCACGCCCACGCTCTCCGCGCTCCAGCTGCACGCCGACCTGCCGCACGAGACTGTC CTAAACATCCCGCTGAGCCTGCCGCACCTGAACGCTGCGAGCGCATGCGGTGCCTACGAGGACGACCCGGTGCCTCTCCGCGTGCACGACTGCTCGCTCGACCTGAGTATCGCGTGCCGCGCGCGCGGCGTGCTTTGCGTCATGCATCACTACTTGTACAAG CCTTTAGACGACTCTACAAGTTCCCTCGTGCTGGAAGACAGTGCGGACCTGAAGGACTCAGGCGTGAACTTCGCTTATTCCATTACGGTGCTGCAGCACGGCGTGGTGGTACACAGTGTGGTGCCAGACTTGCCGTGGACACTGGCCAAGTCGCTGCGGCCGTCATACATTCTTTACAATG ACGATCACCTCTTAGTCCACATTCCGATGCTATTCACACACCTCATCGACATAAGCCCGAACCACGAACCTTGCTGCCACATAGTCATACCAACTGAAGAGACCAGCAGTGGACCCACCCTGGCCCCACTCCACGGTTGGGGCCCACACGCTATGGTGGACCTGAACACTCTTGATGTGGTGACATTAAGCATTTCGGAGAAGGATTTGGTAGCTGCCTTTAAGAGCACTGTGGCGGAGAATAAAATCGCTATTGTGCATTATTTGGTGCAGCATGAGGGCAATATCGAGTTGGCTGAAGAG CTGATATCGTGGCTCTGCCTGAACCAGAAGCCTAATGACGGTAACGCGCTGCATCGCGTGATGCAAGAGTATCTGATAGCGAGCGCGTTCACACTGACGCGACGCTCGTTGCCCGCCAGTGCCGTGCCGCTGACGGATCTGCTAGCTAGCGTGCTCAACACAGAGTTACACGACGTTAAG GTACGCGGCTACTGCGTGAGCGTGAGCCAGGAGCAGCTGTGGTGCGGCGCGAGTGTGGTGCTGGCGCCGCGGCAGCGCGTGTGCCAGTTCGCGGAGGACGCGTGGACGCGGCTCTGGCGCGCGCTgtccgcgccgccgcccgcgcgcgctGACCCCACCGCCGTCACCGCGCGGCTGCGCGTCACTCTGCACTGCTACCAG CCGGAGGCTCTGTCCCGCGGCAGCACGCCGCTGTCCCCGCTGGCGCCGGGCGGCGCGCTGGGGCTGTCGTCGCTGCCGGCGCGGCGCGTGTCCGTGTCCGCGCACGACGCGCTTCCCTTCGTCGAGCTGGACGTCTGTACTGCTAGCCGCCAGGAGCACGTCACTGCTGCg AACCTGCGCAGTGTGAGCACGCACCTGATGCGCGGCGCGAGCGGCGAGCGCGCAGAGAGCAGCGTGCACGCCACGGCCACGCGCTACGTGTCGGCGCAGCTGGACGCCTCGCGCGCGCTCTGCCGCGCCGTCTGCAAGGCGGTCGCCGCCACCGCAAACAATCACCAGAGGGGATTCGTATTCGT CGACGAAATGGATCCGACGCACGCCTTCATCGTGTTCAAGGTGTTAGAGCAGTACTACCTCGCGGCTGACAGCATCGCGTTTCCCTTGCCGCAGGGCTTCAGCTCGTTCTTTACGTACCTAGGGCACAAAGCGCTGCCTTTCCACGCGTTCACGCAGTACGTGCATCGGGGCGTGTTTGAGCTGCAAATTGACGTCATGAAGGCTATTATAGCTG CCCCCGACGACAGCAGCACGACAGTGAACAACAAGCTCCGTCTGATCCAGCTGATCGGCGAGGGGCGCGCGCGGCGCACCCTGGCGGCGTGGGGGCACCGCGCGGCGCTGGCTCTGCGCGCGCGCGACCACGCCGCGGCGCTCctcagcggcggcggcggcggcggctgcggcgGCGGCCCGCGCGACCGCCGCCCCAGACCGCCCAGGGAGACCG